One window from the genome of Danaus plexippus chromosome 24, MEX_DaPlex, whole genome shotgun sequence encodes:
- the LOC116775864 gene encoding uncharacterized protein LOC116775864 isoform X5 — MKRRKTIAASVCSACPECASADGSVRAVAFHDLSVVPEEGEQENKSGAATPCTCDECQKEAKRTEDNNQNNTKDAANKTTEKQTESTNNAQSQANTSNIGSDRTVDVLVHDAPNIPRYFQSIATPPFHVNVPPPPGFVIAPYQPHRFHNGGNIEDLLGDVQSSPTTIQTTYIQQNSIFMCNTRNIVETKCCCHNREADNKTEVCEEQTPKCYVTEKNIELTYDYPRTTPIPSDPNQKSSEIQSTTTEVASTVVFVEKKMPTKPKKFDFFFRSRSAPVGDHEEPIYATVNKLPRKLRRMELANLEKEVAYKNGEPDSSSRTEITLRTDSESQAPPPDDDTSRSEREKSTVPQRPESPKAKKRKRFSLTFKKRERKRREKKAEAKNGVKNGVPTQVESDNERLIEEQDPKHKHCTRHRQLPRSAMSSTSYSPRYKRDSYQEMTTSHSEHERTNSVCSSVNSLGSACTHKSRKLSVAPQDGSIPWCGCWGAGCV, encoded by the exons ATGAAGAGGAGGAAGACTATAGC CGCGTCAGTGTGCAGCGCTTGCCCGGAGTGCGCCAGCGCAGACGGCAGCGTTCGAGCTGTTGCCTTTCATGATCTGAGCGTGGTGCCGGAGGAGGGGGAACAGGAGAATAAG AGCGGTGCAGCAACCCCCTGCACTTGTGACGAGTGCCAAAAGGAAGCGAAGCGTACCGAAGATAACAATCAAAATAACACCAAGGACGCAGCTAATAAAACAACAGAAAAACAGACAGAGTCTACAAACAATGCACAATCACAAGCAAATACATCGAACATCGGCTCCGACAGAACTGTAGACGTTTTAGTTCATGATGCTCCGAATATACCAAGATATTTCCAATCCATAGCTACGCCGCCATTTCATGTTAATGTACCCCCACCACCCGGATTTGTGATAGCGCCTTACCAACCGCACAGATTCCATAATGGGGGTAACATAGAGGACTTATTAGGGGATGTACAGTCATCGCCCACCACCATACAGACTACTTACATTCAACAAAACTCCATATTCATGTGCAACACCAGAAACATCGTAGAGACAAAATGTTGTTGCCATAACCGCGAAGCAGACAATAAGACTGAAGTTTGTGAAGAGCAAACACCGAAATGCTATGTGACGGAGAAGAATATAGAATTAACTTATGATTATCCTAGGACAACGCCCATTCCGAGTGACCCGAATCAGAAAAGTAGCGAAATACAGTCCACAACTACAGAAGTAGCGAGCACAGTTGTTTTTGTAGAGAAAAAAATGCCCACGAAACCTAAGAAATTCGATTTCTTTTTCCGATCACGATCAGCGCCTGTTGGCGACCACGAGGAACCGATTTATGCAACAGTCAACAAATTGCCaagaaaattaagaagaaTGGAATTAGCTAACCTCGAAAAGGAAGTTGCGTATAAGAATGGTGAACCAGATTCTTCAAGCCGCACTGAAATCACTTTAAGAACAGATTCAGAATCGCAGGCACCACCACCAGATGACGATACCAGTCGCTCAGAAAGAGAAAAATCCACTGTACCCCAAAGACCAGAGTCACCGAAAGCAAAGAAAAGAAAGCGATTTTCCCTCACATTCAAAAAACGCGAAAGAAAACGGCGGGAAAAAAAAGCTGAGGCGAAGAATGGTGTAAAGAATGGGGTTCCAACACAGGTTGAAAGTGACAATGAGAGGCTGATCGAGGAACAGGATCCTAAGCACAAGCACTGCACAAGACATCGACAGTTACCACGAAGTGCTATGTCCTCTACCAGCTATAGCCCGCGTTACAAGCGGGATAGCTATCAG GAAATGACCACATCCCATTCAGAGCACGAGCGTACGAACAGCGTCTGTTCCTCGGTTAATTCCTTAGGATCAGCTTGTACTCATAAATCGCGGAAGCTGTCTGTCGCTCCTCAAGACGGTTCTATACCCTGGTGTGGATGCTGGGGTGCGGGATGTGTGTGA
- the LOC116775864 gene encoding uncharacterized protein LOC116775864 isoform X4, which yields MVRNIKMNKRLMKRRKTIAASVCSACPECASADGSVRAVAFHDLSVVPEEGEQENKSGAATPCTCDECQKEAKRTEDNNQNNTKDAANKTTEKQTESTNNAQSQANTSNIGSDRTVDVLVHDAPNIPRYFQSIATPPFHVNVPPPPGFVIAPYQPHRFHNGGNIEDLLGDVQSSPTTIQTTYIQQNSIFMCNTRNIVETKCCCHNREADNKTEVCEEQTPKCYVTEKNIELTYDYPRTTPIPSDPNQKSSEIQSTTTEVASTVVFVEKKMPTKPKKFDFFFRSRSAPVGDHEEPIYATVNKLPRKLRRMELANLEKEVAYKNGEPDSSSRTEITLRTDSESQAPPPDDDTSRSEREKSTVPQRPESPKAKKRKRFSLTFKKRERKRREKKAEAKNGVKNGVPTQVESDNERLIEEQDPKHKHCTRHRQLPRSAMSSTSYSPRYKRDSYQEMTTSHSEHERTNSVCSSVNSLGSACTHKSRKLSVAPQDGSIPWCGCWGAGCV from the exons ATGGTTCGGAATATCAAAAT GAACAAGAGATTGATGAAGAGGAGGAAGACTATAGC CGCGTCAGTGTGCAGCGCTTGCCCGGAGTGCGCCAGCGCAGACGGCAGCGTTCGAGCTGTTGCCTTTCATGATCTGAGCGTGGTGCCGGAGGAGGGGGAACAGGAGAATAAG AGCGGTGCAGCAACCCCCTGCACTTGTGACGAGTGCCAAAAGGAAGCGAAGCGTACCGAAGATAACAATCAAAATAACACCAAGGACGCAGCTAATAAAACAACAGAAAAACAGACAGAGTCTACAAACAATGCACAATCACAAGCAAATACATCGAACATCGGCTCCGACAGAACTGTAGACGTTTTAGTTCATGATGCTCCGAATATACCAAGATATTTCCAATCCATAGCTACGCCGCCATTTCATGTTAATGTACCCCCACCACCCGGATTTGTGATAGCGCCTTACCAACCGCACAGATTCCATAATGGGGGTAACATAGAGGACTTATTAGGGGATGTACAGTCATCGCCCACCACCATACAGACTACTTACATTCAACAAAACTCCATATTCATGTGCAACACCAGAAACATCGTAGAGACAAAATGTTGTTGCCATAACCGCGAAGCAGACAATAAGACTGAAGTTTGTGAAGAGCAAACACCGAAATGCTATGTGACGGAGAAGAATATAGAATTAACTTATGATTATCCTAGGACAACGCCCATTCCGAGTGACCCGAATCAGAAAAGTAGCGAAATACAGTCCACAACTACAGAAGTAGCGAGCACAGTTGTTTTTGTAGAGAAAAAAATGCCCACGAAACCTAAGAAATTCGATTTCTTTTTCCGATCACGATCAGCGCCTGTTGGCGACCACGAGGAACCGATTTATGCAACAGTCAACAAATTGCCaagaaaattaagaagaaTGGAATTAGCTAACCTCGAAAAGGAAGTTGCGTATAAGAATGGTGAACCAGATTCTTCAAGCCGCACTGAAATCACTTTAAGAACAGATTCAGAATCGCAGGCACCACCACCAGATGACGATACCAGTCGCTCAGAAAGAGAAAAATCCACTGTACCCCAAAGACCAGAGTCACCGAAAGCAAAGAAAAGAAAGCGATTTTCCCTCACATTCAAAAAACGCGAAAGAAAACGGCGGGAAAAAAAAGCTGAGGCGAAGAATGGTGTAAAGAATGGGGTTCCAACACAGGTTGAAAGTGACAATGAGAGGCTGATCGAGGAACAGGATCCTAAGCACAAGCACTGCACAAGACATCGACAGTTACCACGAAGTGCTATGTCCTCTACCAGCTATAGCCCGCGTTACAAGCGGGATAGCTATCAG GAAATGACCACATCCCATTCAGAGCACGAGCGTACGAACAGCGTCTGTTCCTCGGTTAATTCCTTAGGATCAGCTTGTACTCATAAATCGCGGAAGCTGTCTGTCGCTCCTCAAGACGGTTCTATACCCTGGTGTGGATGCTGGGGTGCGGGATGTGTGTGA
- the LOC116775864 gene encoding uncharacterized protein LOC116775864 isoform X2 produces the protein MSGMTGASMLRTRRKDVNVKPNRKLDRKSSRGMLYENEELRLRTININAEVERGQSDIKKLKRENEQLKREISALRYEYDRLDRMLRERRSSPEHSDEQEIDEEEEDYSDSASVCSACPECASADGSVRAVAFHDLSVVPEEGEQENKSGAATPCTCDECQKEAKRTEDNNQNNTKDAANKTTEKQTESTNNAQSQANTSNIGSDRTVDVLVHDAPNIPRYFQSIATPPFHVNVPPPPGFVIAPYQPHRFHNGGNIEDLLGDVQSSPTTIQTTYIQQNSIFMCNTRNIVETKCCCHNREADNKTEVCEEQTPKCYVTEKNIELTYDYPRTTPIPSDPNQKSSEIQSTTTEVASTVVFVEKKMPTKPKKFDFFFRSRSAPVGDHEEPIYATVNKLPRKLRRMELANLEKEVAYKNGEPDSSSRTEITLRTDSESQAPPPDDDTSRSEREKSTVPQRPESPKAKKRKRFSLTFKKRERKRREKKAEAKNGVKNGVPTQVESDNERLIEEQDPKHKHCTRHRQLPRSAMSSTSYSPRYKRDSYQEMTTSHSEHERTNSVCSSVNSLGSACTHKSRKLSVAPQDGSIPWCGCWGAGCV, from the exons ATGTCGGGTATGACGGGAGCGAGTATGCTGCGCACGCGCAGGAAAGATGTCAACGTCAAACCCAACAGGAA ATTGGATCGCAAGTCCTCGCGGGGCATGCTCTACGAAAACGAAGAGCTTCGTCTGcgtactattaatattaacgcTGAAGTTGAAAGAG GTCAGtcggatataaaaaaattaaaacgtgaAAACGAACAACTAAAACGCGAAATATCAGCACTAAGATACGAATACGATCGTTTGGATCGTATGCTACGGGAAAGACGATCGTCGCCGGAACATTCGGAC GAACAAGAGATTGATGAAGAGGAGGAAGACTATAGC GACAGCGCGTCAGTGTGCAGCGCTTGCCCGGAGTGCGCCAGCGCAGACGGCAGCGTTCGAGCTGTTGCCTTTCATGATCTGAGCGTGGTGCCGGAGGAGGGGGAACAGGAGAATAAG AGCGGTGCAGCAACCCCCTGCACTTGTGACGAGTGCCAAAAGGAAGCGAAGCGTACCGAAGATAACAATCAAAATAACACCAAGGACGCAGCTAATAAAACAACAGAAAAACAGACAGAGTCTACAAACAATGCACAATCACAAGCAAATACATCGAACATCGGCTCCGACAGAACTGTAGACGTTTTAGTTCATGATGCTCCGAATATACCAAGATATTTCCAATCCATAGCTACGCCGCCATTTCATGTTAATGTACCCCCACCACCCGGATTTGTGATAGCGCCTTACCAACCGCACAGATTCCATAATGGGGGTAACATAGAGGACTTATTAGGGGATGTACAGTCATCGCCCACCACCATACAGACTACTTACATTCAACAAAACTCCATATTCATGTGCAACACCAGAAACATCGTAGAGACAAAATGTTGTTGCCATAACCGCGAAGCAGACAATAAGACTGAAGTTTGTGAAGAGCAAACACCGAAATGCTATGTGACGGAGAAGAATATAGAATTAACTTATGATTATCCTAGGACAACGCCCATTCCGAGTGACCCGAATCAGAAAAGTAGCGAAATACAGTCCACAACTACAGAAGTAGCGAGCACAGTTGTTTTTGTAGAGAAAAAAATGCCCACGAAACCTAAGAAATTCGATTTCTTTTTCCGATCACGATCAGCGCCTGTTGGCGACCACGAGGAACCGATTTATGCAACAGTCAACAAATTGCCaagaaaattaagaagaaTGGAATTAGCTAACCTCGAAAAGGAAGTTGCGTATAAGAATGGTGAACCAGATTCTTCAAGCCGCACTGAAATCACTTTAAGAACAGATTCAGAATCGCAGGCACCACCACCAGATGACGATACCAGTCGCTCAGAAAGAGAAAAATCCACTGTACCCCAAAGACCAGAGTCACCGAAAGCAAAGAAAAGAAAGCGATTTTCCCTCACATTCAAAAAACGCGAAAGAAAACGGCGGGAAAAAAAAGCTGAGGCGAAGAATGGTGTAAAGAATGGGGTTCCAACACAGGTTGAAAGTGACAATGAGAGGCTGATCGAGGAACAGGATCCTAAGCACAAGCACTGCACAAGACATCGACAGTTACCACGAAGTGCTATGTCCTCTACCAGCTATAGCCCGCGTTACAAGCGGGATAGCTATCAG GAAATGACCACATCCCATTCAGAGCACGAGCGTACGAACAGCGTCTGTTCCTCGGTTAATTCCTTAGGATCAGCTTGTACTCATAAATCGCGGAAGCTGTCTGTCGCTCCTCAAGACGGTTCTATACCCTGGTGTGGATGCTGGGGTGCGGGATGTGTGTGA
- the LOC116775864 gene encoding uncharacterized protein LOC116775864 isoform X1 → MSGMTGASMLRTRRKDVNVKPNRKLDRKSSRGMLYENEELRLRTININAEVERGQSDIKKLKRENEQLKREISALRYEYDRLDRMLRERRSSPEHSDSQGENNGSEYQNEQEIDEEEEDYSDSASVCSACPECASADGSVRAVAFHDLSVVPEEGEQENKSGAATPCTCDECQKEAKRTEDNNQNNTKDAANKTTEKQTESTNNAQSQANTSNIGSDRTVDVLVHDAPNIPRYFQSIATPPFHVNVPPPPGFVIAPYQPHRFHNGGNIEDLLGDVQSSPTTIQTTYIQQNSIFMCNTRNIVETKCCCHNREADNKTEVCEEQTPKCYVTEKNIELTYDYPRTTPIPSDPNQKSSEIQSTTTEVASTVVFVEKKMPTKPKKFDFFFRSRSAPVGDHEEPIYATVNKLPRKLRRMELANLEKEVAYKNGEPDSSSRTEITLRTDSESQAPPPDDDTSRSEREKSTVPQRPESPKAKKRKRFSLTFKKRERKRREKKAEAKNGVKNGVPTQVESDNERLIEEQDPKHKHCTRHRQLPRSAMSSTSYSPRYKRDSYQEMTTSHSEHERTNSVCSSVNSLGSACTHKSRKLSVAPQDGSIPWCGCWGAGCV, encoded by the exons ATGTCGGGTATGACGGGAGCGAGTATGCTGCGCACGCGCAGGAAAGATGTCAACGTCAAACCCAACAGGAA ATTGGATCGCAAGTCCTCGCGGGGCATGCTCTACGAAAACGAAGAGCTTCGTCTGcgtactattaatattaacgcTGAAGTTGAAAGAG GTCAGtcggatataaaaaaattaaaacgtgaAAACGAACAACTAAAACGCGAAATATCAGCACTAAGATACGAATACGATCGTTTGGATCGTATGCTACGGGAAAGACGATCGTCGCCGGAACATTCGGAC TCTCAAGGCGAAAATAATGGTTCGGAATATCAAAAT GAACAAGAGATTGATGAAGAGGAGGAAGACTATAGC GACAGCGCGTCAGTGTGCAGCGCTTGCCCGGAGTGCGCCAGCGCAGACGGCAGCGTTCGAGCTGTTGCCTTTCATGATCTGAGCGTGGTGCCGGAGGAGGGGGAACAGGAGAATAAG AGCGGTGCAGCAACCCCCTGCACTTGTGACGAGTGCCAAAAGGAAGCGAAGCGTACCGAAGATAACAATCAAAATAACACCAAGGACGCAGCTAATAAAACAACAGAAAAACAGACAGAGTCTACAAACAATGCACAATCACAAGCAAATACATCGAACATCGGCTCCGACAGAACTGTAGACGTTTTAGTTCATGATGCTCCGAATATACCAAGATATTTCCAATCCATAGCTACGCCGCCATTTCATGTTAATGTACCCCCACCACCCGGATTTGTGATAGCGCCTTACCAACCGCACAGATTCCATAATGGGGGTAACATAGAGGACTTATTAGGGGATGTACAGTCATCGCCCACCACCATACAGACTACTTACATTCAACAAAACTCCATATTCATGTGCAACACCAGAAACATCGTAGAGACAAAATGTTGTTGCCATAACCGCGAAGCAGACAATAAGACTGAAGTTTGTGAAGAGCAAACACCGAAATGCTATGTGACGGAGAAGAATATAGAATTAACTTATGATTATCCTAGGACAACGCCCATTCCGAGTGACCCGAATCAGAAAAGTAGCGAAATACAGTCCACAACTACAGAAGTAGCGAGCACAGTTGTTTTTGTAGAGAAAAAAATGCCCACGAAACCTAAGAAATTCGATTTCTTTTTCCGATCACGATCAGCGCCTGTTGGCGACCACGAGGAACCGATTTATGCAACAGTCAACAAATTGCCaagaaaattaagaagaaTGGAATTAGCTAACCTCGAAAAGGAAGTTGCGTATAAGAATGGTGAACCAGATTCTTCAAGCCGCACTGAAATCACTTTAAGAACAGATTCAGAATCGCAGGCACCACCACCAGATGACGATACCAGTCGCTCAGAAAGAGAAAAATCCACTGTACCCCAAAGACCAGAGTCACCGAAAGCAAAGAAAAGAAAGCGATTTTCCCTCACATTCAAAAAACGCGAAAGAAAACGGCGGGAAAAAAAAGCTGAGGCGAAGAATGGTGTAAAGAATGGGGTTCCAACACAGGTTGAAAGTGACAATGAGAGGCTGATCGAGGAACAGGATCCTAAGCACAAGCACTGCACAAGACATCGACAGTTACCACGAAGTGCTATGTCCTCTACCAGCTATAGCCCGCGTTACAAGCGGGATAGCTATCAG GAAATGACCACATCCCATTCAGAGCACGAGCGTACGAACAGCGTCTGTTCCTCGGTTAATTCCTTAGGATCAGCTTGTACTCATAAATCGCGGAAGCTGTCTGTCGCTCCTCAAGACGGTTCTATACCCTGGTGTGGATGCTGGGGTGCGGGATGTGTGTGA
- the LOC116775864 gene encoding uncharacterized protein LOC116775864 isoform X3, producing the protein MSGMTGASMLRTRRKDVNVKPNRKLDRKSSRGMLYENEELRLRTININAEVERGQSDIKKLKRENEQLKREISALRYEYDRLDRMLRERRSSPEHSDDSASVCSACPECASADGSVRAVAFHDLSVVPEEGEQENKSGAATPCTCDECQKEAKRTEDNNQNNTKDAANKTTEKQTESTNNAQSQANTSNIGSDRTVDVLVHDAPNIPRYFQSIATPPFHVNVPPPPGFVIAPYQPHRFHNGGNIEDLLGDVQSSPTTIQTTYIQQNSIFMCNTRNIVETKCCCHNREADNKTEVCEEQTPKCYVTEKNIELTYDYPRTTPIPSDPNQKSSEIQSTTTEVASTVVFVEKKMPTKPKKFDFFFRSRSAPVGDHEEPIYATVNKLPRKLRRMELANLEKEVAYKNGEPDSSSRTEITLRTDSESQAPPPDDDTSRSEREKSTVPQRPESPKAKKRKRFSLTFKKRERKRREKKAEAKNGVKNGVPTQVESDNERLIEEQDPKHKHCTRHRQLPRSAMSSTSYSPRYKRDSYQEMTTSHSEHERTNSVCSSVNSLGSACTHKSRKLSVAPQDGSIPWCGCWGAGCV; encoded by the exons ATGTCGGGTATGACGGGAGCGAGTATGCTGCGCACGCGCAGGAAAGATGTCAACGTCAAACCCAACAGGAA ATTGGATCGCAAGTCCTCGCGGGGCATGCTCTACGAAAACGAAGAGCTTCGTCTGcgtactattaatattaacgcTGAAGTTGAAAGAG GTCAGtcggatataaaaaaattaaaacgtgaAAACGAACAACTAAAACGCGAAATATCAGCACTAAGATACGAATACGATCGTTTGGATCGTATGCTACGGGAAAGACGATCGTCGCCGGAACATTCGGAC GACAGCGCGTCAGTGTGCAGCGCTTGCCCGGAGTGCGCCAGCGCAGACGGCAGCGTTCGAGCTGTTGCCTTTCATGATCTGAGCGTGGTGCCGGAGGAGGGGGAACAGGAGAATAAG AGCGGTGCAGCAACCCCCTGCACTTGTGACGAGTGCCAAAAGGAAGCGAAGCGTACCGAAGATAACAATCAAAATAACACCAAGGACGCAGCTAATAAAACAACAGAAAAACAGACAGAGTCTACAAACAATGCACAATCACAAGCAAATACATCGAACATCGGCTCCGACAGAACTGTAGACGTTTTAGTTCATGATGCTCCGAATATACCAAGATATTTCCAATCCATAGCTACGCCGCCATTTCATGTTAATGTACCCCCACCACCCGGATTTGTGATAGCGCCTTACCAACCGCACAGATTCCATAATGGGGGTAACATAGAGGACTTATTAGGGGATGTACAGTCATCGCCCACCACCATACAGACTACTTACATTCAACAAAACTCCATATTCATGTGCAACACCAGAAACATCGTAGAGACAAAATGTTGTTGCCATAACCGCGAAGCAGACAATAAGACTGAAGTTTGTGAAGAGCAAACACCGAAATGCTATGTGACGGAGAAGAATATAGAATTAACTTATGATTATCCTAGGACAACGCCCATTCCGAGTGACCCGAATCAGAAAAGTAGCGAAATACAGTCCACAACTACAGAAGTAGCGAGCACAGTTGTTTTTGTAGAGAAAAAAATGCCCACGAAACCTAAGAAATTCGATTTCTTTTTCCGATCACGATCAGCGCCTGTTGGCGACCACGAGGAACCGATTTATGCAACAGTCAACAAATTGCCaagaaaattaagaagaaTGGAATTAGCTAACCTCGAAAAGGAAGTTGCGTATAAGAATGGTGAACCAGATTCTTCAAGCCGCACTGAAATCACTTTAAGAACAGATTCAGAATCGCAGGCACCACCACCAGATGACGATACCAGTCGCTCAGAAAGAGAAAAATCCACTGTACCCCAAAGACCAGAGTCACCGAAAGCAAAGAAAAGAAAGCGATTTTCCCTCACATTCAAAAAACGCGAAAGAAAACGGCGGGAAAAAAAAGCTGAGGCGAAGAATGGTGTAAAGAATGGGGTTCCAACACAGGTTGAAAGTGACAATGAGAGGCTGATCGAGGAACAGGATCCTAAGCACAAGCACTGCACAAGACATCGACAGTTACCACGAAGTGCTATGTCCTCTACCAGCTATAGCCCGCGTTACAAGCGGGATAGCTATCAG GAAATGACCACATCCCATTCAGAGCACGAGCGTACGAACAGCGTCTGTTCCTCGGTTAATTCCTTAGGATCAGCTTGTACTCATAAATCGCGGAAGCTGTCTGTCGCTCCTCAAGACGGTTCTATACCCTGGTGTGGATGCTGGGGTGCGGGATGTGTGTGA